Proteins from a single region of Strix aluco isolate bStrAlu1 chromosome 5, bStrAlu1.hap1, whole genome shotgun sequence:
- the TSPAN8 gene encoding tetraspanin-8: MAGVSGCMKYSMFIFNFLFWVCGSVILGVSIWIRVSKNAQQELEIDSRLFAGVDMLIAVGSIIMVLGFLGCCGAIKESRCMLLLFFIGLLLILILQVTGGILGAVYRSQIETSLNKTLLKSVNSLQSSTEESKVFQEKFQKFERMYQCCGLLKGPADWGKNFNTPLGSNKICECDVENPSADLCTSFEGRLIYKTPCGDVIIKYLKDHLLIIMGIAFGLAVIEILGLGFSMSLYCQIQRK, from the exons ATGGCGGGTGTAAGTGGCTGCATGAAGTACTCCATGTTCATCTTCAATTTCTTATTTTGG GTGTGTGGTTCTGTTATTTTGGGAGTCTCCATATGGATACGTGTTAGCAAAAATGCCCAGCAG GAGCTGGAGATAGACAGCAGACTGTTTGCAGGGGTTGATATGCTGATAGCCGTGGGTTCCATCATTATGGTCCTTGGGTTTCTGGGGTGCTGTGGTGCCATAAAGGAGAGCCGGTGCATGCTGCTGTTG ttttTTATTGGACTGCTTCTGATCCTGATCCTTCAGGTCACAGGAGGTATTTTAGGAGCAGTGTACAGATCTCAG ATTGAAACATCCCTTAACAAGACTCTCCTGAAGAGTGTGAATTCATTGCAAAGCTCTACAGAAGAATCTAAAGTGTTTCAAGAGAAGTTCCAGAAGTTTGAGAGAATG TACCAGTGCTGTGGTTTGCTGAAAGGACCTGCAGACTGGGGAAAAAACTTTAATACTCCTCTTGGTAGCAATAAAATCTGTGAGTGTGACGTAGAAAACCCATCAGCAGACCTCTGCACCTCCTTTGAAGGCAGACTCATTTATAAAACG cCTTGCGGAGATGTGATTATCAAATACCTTAAAGACCACCTGCTCATAATTATGGGGATTGCCTTTGGACTGGCTGTTATTGAG ATTCTCGGTTTGGGGTTTTCTATGAGCCTCTACTGCCAGATCCAGAGAAAATGA